The Cellulomonas oligotrophica sequence CGCCACGTGACCCTGCGCGTCTCGACCGACGGCATCAAGACCATCGACCGCCGCGGCATCGACGCCGTCGTGGCCGAGATCCTCGCCCGCGGGGAGAAGCTCTGATGGCCGGCAAGCGCACCGAGCTGCGCCCCGTCATCAAGCTGCGCTCCACCGCCGGCACCGGGCACACCTACGTGACCCGCAAGAACCGCCGCAACACCCCGGACCGGCTCGTGCTGCGCAAGTTCGACCCCGTCGTGCGCCGGCACGTCGACTACCGCGAGGAGCGCTGAGCCGTGGCCAAGAAGAGCAAGATCGCC is a genomic window containing:
- the rpmG gene encoding 50S ribosomal protein L33; protein product: MAGKRTELRPVIKLRSTAGTGHTYVTRKNRRNTPDRLVLRKFDPVVRRHVDYREER